CGGCATGTCGGGCGCCCGGATCGCGCTGCACCTCGCGCTGGAGCTGAAGCGCCGCGGCGGTGGCATCGGCGCGGCGGCCCTCTGCGGCGGCGGCGGTCAGGGCGACGCGCTGATCGTGCGCGTGCCGAAGGTCTAGAGGTGTGGCCCGCACCGTTGACGTAGCAGAGCTGGTCGACCGCGCGCGTGCGGGACAACCGCGCGCGGTCGCCAGGCTGATCTCGCTGGTCGAGGACGACAGCCCGCAGCTGCGCGAGGTGGCGGGCGCGCTGGCCCCGTTCTGCGGGAACGCCCGGGTCGTCGGCCTGACGGGCGCCCCGGGCGTCGGCAAGTCCACGTCCACGTCCGCGCTGGTCGCGGCCTACCGCGCCCGCGGCGAGCGGGTCGGCGTGCTGGCCGTGGACCCGTCGTCGCCGTTCTCCGGCGGCGCCCTGCTCGGCGACCGGGTGCGGATGGGCGAGCACGCCACCGACCCCGGCGTGTTCATCCGGTCCATGGCGACCCGCGGCCACCTGGGCGGGCTGTCCTGGGCCACGCCGCAGGCGTTGCGGGTGCTGGACGCGGCGGGCTGCGACGTGGTGCTGGTCGAGACGGTCGGCGTCGGCCAGTCCGAGGTCGAGGTGGTGTCGCTGGCCGACACCACGGTGGTGCTGCTCGCGCCCGGCATGGGCGACGGCATCCAGGCCGCCAAGGCGGGCGTCCTGGAGATCGCCGACGTGTTCGTGGTGAACAAGGCCGACCGCGACGGCGCCGACCGGACCGCCCGCGACCTCAAGCACCTGGTCTCGATGGGCCGCCGGGAGCGCGAGGGCGGTCGGTGGCGACCGCCGGTGGTCAAGACGGTCGCGGCCCGCGCCGAGGGCCTGGACGAGGTGGTGGCCGCGGTCGACGCGCACCACGCCTGGCTGGTCGAGCGCGGTGAGCTGGGACGACGCCGCGCGGCCAGGGCGGCGGGCGAGGTCGAGGCCATCGCGCTGGCGCGGCTGCGGTCCCGGATCGGCGGGTTGCGCGGCGCGGCGGCGCTGGGAACCCTGGCCGAACGCGTCGTGGCGGGCGAGCTGGACCCCTACGCTGCGGCTGATCGACTGGTCGAGGGGGTGGGTGCATGACGCCGGTAGTGGTCGACATCGGCACGAGGGACACCCGTCGGGTGCTCATCGGCGGCGCGGCGTCCGGGGTGTTGGACGAGGGCTTCGAGGTGGGGCTGTCATGAGAGAGGTCGAGATCCCCTTCGGCAGCCCGGTCGAGCGGCGGGCGGCGCTCGCGGTCCAGCTCGGCCTGGCCGTCGTCGGCGTCGTGCTGATGTTCATGTCCTACGCCGACGGCCACCTGGCGGCGATGTTCGTCGGCCCGCTGGTGGTGATCGGCGGCCTGATCGGCGGCGGTGTCTGGCGGCGCAAGGCGCGGCCGCGCCGGCTGCTGGTCGAGCCGCAGGGCCTGCGCTGGGAGGAGAAGGGCGCCTCGTGGGCGGTGCCCTGGTACGAGCTGAACGCGATCGCGCTGGCCCGCGGCGGGCCCAAGTCGTCGCTGTGGGTGTACCTGGAGCCGCGCGACCCGCGGGCGTTCGCCGTCACGTACCTGAGCGTGCCGAGGAACGCGCACGGCCACTGGGTCGAGCTGTCCGACGGGATCGGCGCCGACCTGCTCGACCTGGCGCTGACCCGGCACGCGCCGCAGCTCTACCGGGGCTACGTGCCGCACTTCGCCGGGTAGCCGGTCAGGTCGCCGTCTGCCGGGCCTCGTGCTGCGACACGACCTTGCGCCACAGCGGTTCGCGGTCCTCGTCGGCGACGACCAGCCCGAAGACGTCGGCCAGCGCGGCGAACCAGTCGCCCCGGTCGTCCACCAGCGTCTTCGCGGTGGTCTCCCCGATCCGGGACAGGGTCAGCGCGCGCAGCACGTCCCAGCCCTCCGCGTCGGTCCGCTCCGCGCAGAACGCGCGCACGAACCCCGACTCGGGCGACGTGGACAGGTGCGCGTGCCGGTCGGCGAAGTGGTCGAGGCCGACCGCGGCCGGCGCGAAGTCCATGGCGAAGAAGCTGCCGCGCGGGTCGTGCTCCAGCCGCCAGCCGCCCGGCGCCACCACCGACGGCCGCAGGCCGAACGCGAACGGGCCCTGCCGGTGCGTGCCCTCGCGCAACGGCAGCGGCGCGTGCAGGCCATCGCCCAGTCCGACGTCCACCAACCAGACGTCGTCCGAGTCCGGCAGGTCGCGCACGGTGAGCGCCAGGTGGTTGCGGTTGAGGGCGGGCTCGTCCTCGCGCTTCATCTGCGCGCCGCCGGCGTGCCGGGTCACGTGGTAGCCGAGCGCGTGCAGCAGCTCCGCGAACGCGCCGTTCAGGTGGAAGCAGTACCCGCCGCGACCGGCCAGCACGCGGGCCACCGAGTCGCGCGGGTCGATCGAGGTGGGCCTGCCGAGCTGGATCTCCACCGTCTCGTACGGCACCCGCTCCGCGAACGCCCGGTGCAGCCTGGTCAGCGCCGCCGCGCTCGGCGGTTCGGCGTCGGGCAGGCCGAGCCGGCGCAGGAACGCGGTGACATCGGGCGCAATCATGCGGAAATCCCCCATCCGGGCGGCTCGGAGAAGCCGGGACTTCCGACCCTAGGCAAGGACGATCACGGAGCCGAACGTTTATCGCAGTGACTTGGAGGACATAAGGGGCACGATGTACGACTCCGTTGGGCTTCAGGTCCTCTCCCGCGACGAGTGCCTGAAGCTGCTGGGCGCGACCGCCGTCGGCAGGCTGGTCTACACCGACAAGGCGTTGCCGGTGGTGCACCCCGTCGTGTTCGCGCTCGACGGCGAGTGCGTGGTGCTGCGCGTCCCGGACGGCAGCGCGGCCCTCGTCGCCCGGGACACCATCGTGGCGTTCCAGATCGACGACGTCGCGCCGGACCTGTCCCGCGGCTGGTCGGTGATGGCGGTCGGGCACGTCACCGAGGTCGAGGAGGCGGACCACCTGGCCCGGCTCGAACGGCTGCCGCTCGCCTCCCGCGGCTACGGCGACCGGGACCGCTACCTGCTGGTCGACCTGGAGGTCCTGTCGGGTCGTCGCATCCCCTAGTCGGAGGCGATAACCTCGGGGACCCCAACCCGGAGGGTGGACTCGGGTGCCAGGAACCCCGGACGCGAACGCGGCGGTGCGGCTGGACGGCCTGCTGCGGCAGCTGACCGACCGGACCGCCGAGGTGGTCGTCTCGCAGGAGCGGCTGCACCGGCTGCTGGCCGCGGTCGTGTCGCTGGCCAGCGACCTGTCGCTGCCGGACGTGCTGCGCCGCATCGTGGAGTCCTCGTGCAGCCTGGTCGGCGCCCGGTACGGCGCGCTGGCGGTGGTCGGGCCGAACCGGCAGCTGCTGGAGTTCACCTACGGCGAGGGCCACCAGCCCGCCGCCGAGCGGGGCGCGGCGACCGCGTTCGACCCGTCCGAGCCCGGTTTCCTCGGCGTGCCGGTGCACGTGCGCGGCGAGGTGTTCGGCAACCTCTACCTGACCGACAAGGAGGGCGGCGCCGACTTCACCCGCGCCGACCAGGAGGTCGTGGTGGCGGTGGCCGCGGCGGCGGGCATCGCGATCGAGAACGCCCGGCTCTACGAGCAGTCCCGGCAGCGCGAGGTGTGGCTGCGCGCGTCCAACGAGGTGACGAACGCGCTGCTCACCGGCGCGCCGGACCGGGACGCGCTGCGCCTGGTCGCGGTCCGCGCCCGGCTGGCGGCCGACGGCGCGCACGCGCTGCTGGCGCTGCCGGACGTGCAGGGCGAGCTGGTGGTGCGGGTGGTGGACGGCGGGCTGCGCGGGGTCGACGTGTCCGGCGAGGTCGACGAGGTGTTCGACACCGGCCGGGCCAAGGTGCTCGACGGCCTGCCCGGCCTCGACGACCCGACCGGCCCGGTGGTGTTCGCGCCGCTGGCGGCGGGCGAGCGGGTGCTCGGCGTGCTGATGGTGGCCCGCGCCCGGGACCGGCGGGCGTTCGACGCCTCGGACGTGGCGCTGGTGGAGTCGTTCGCCCGGCAGGCCGCGCTGATCCTGGAGTTCACCCGGGTCACCGGCGCGAACCGGCGGCTGGCCGTGCTGGAGGACCGCGACCGGATCGCCCGCGACCTGCACGACCTGGTGGTGCAGCGGCTGTTCGGCCTCGGTCTCGGGTTGCAGAGCATGAACGGGCTGGTGGAGCAGCCGGTGGTGGCGCAGCGGCTGGCCGACTTCGTCAAGGAGGTCGACCAGACCATCCGGGAGATCCGGCGGACCATCTTCTCGCTCCAGGAGCCGCCCGCGGGCGCGGCCGACCTGCGCGCCCAGCTGATGAAGGTGGTGCAGGAGTCGACCAGGCTGCTCGGCTTCGAGCCCGCGCTGGCGATGGACGGCCCGCTCGACTCCGTGGTGCCCGACCACCTGCGGCCGGACCTGCTGGCCACGCTGCGCGAGGCGCTGGCCAACGCCGCCCGCCACGCGTCGGCGAAGCGGGTGGACGTCGAGGTCGAGGTGGACCGCTCGGCGACGAGCCTGCGGCTGGTCGTGCGCGACGACGGCGACGGCCTGCCGCCCGGTCGCGGCAGGCACAGCGGCGGGATGGTGAACATGGCGGCACGGGCCGCGCGGTGGGACGGTTCGTGCGAGGTCGAGTCGACCGGGGGGCGTGGCGTCACGGTGACGTGGTCCGTGCCGCTCGGGTCGGGATAGGGAGTGACATGTCGATCTCGGTTCTCCTCGTGGACGACCACGAGATCGTGCGGAGGGGGTTGCAGCAGCTGCTGGCGGTCGAGTCGGACATCGAGGTGGTCGGCGAGGCGGAGAACGCCGCCGAGGCCGTGACCGCCGCCGCGTTCCACCGGCCCGACGTCGCGGTGATCGACGTGCGGCTGCCCGACGGCGACGGCGTCACGGTGTGCCGGGAGATCCGGTCGACGGTCCAGCCGCCGCCCGCGTGCCTGATGCTGACGTCGTACTCGGACGACGAGGCGCTGTTCGGCGCGATCATGGCCGGCGCGGCCGGGTACATGCTCAAGCAGGTCTCCGGCAACGACCTGGTGTCCGCGATCCGCACGCTGGCCGCGGGCGGTTCGCTGCTGCACTCCGGCGTGACGGCGACCGTGCTGCAACGGCTGCGCGGCGGTCCGGTCGAGGACCCGCGCTACGCGTCGTTGAGCCCGCAGGAGCGGCGCATCCTGGACCTGATCGCCGAGGGCCTGACCAACCGGCAGATCGCGGGCAGGCTGTTCCTGGCGGAGAAGACGGTCAAGAACTACGTCTCGACGCTGCTGCACAAGCTCGGTTTCGACCGCCGGACCGAGGCGGGCGTCTACGCCGCGCGCCGGCGGCAGGCAGGTGGCGGGGGGCGCTGACCGGCGGGAGCCGGCGGCGGCGCGGTCGGGCGCGCACGTACCCTGGAGGACGACCGCGGACCGGCGCGGCCCGGTTCCGCGCAAGACTCGAAGCCACTCGGGCTCGGAGGGAAGTAAGGTCGCTGGAGTGGGGATTTTCCGGAGGAAGCGGCCTGCCGCGGTCGCCCGCGAGGTGGTGCGGGACCACACCTACGACGACGCGATCCTCGACATCGCGGCGGAGGAGATGGACGCGGGCCACCTGAGGGCGGCGACGACCGTGCTCGCGGAGTGCCGCGACCAGCCCGAGGTGCGGGCGCTGCGGGCGGAGGTGCTGGGCGAGCACGCCATCGGGCACGCCGACGAGCTGCTGGAGCTGGCGAAGAACAACACCGACCCGGACCTGTGGCTGCTGGCCGGCACGGCGTTCATCCGGGAGGCGTGGGCGATCCGCGGCTCCGGGCGGGCCGACAGCGTCGGCAAGGACCGGTTCAAGGTCTTCTTCGGCACCCTCCGCAAGGCCGTCGGCCCGCTGCACGAGGCCGCCAAGCTCCTGCCGCGCGACGCCGTGCCGTGGGCGCAGCTGCAGACCGCGGGGCTGGGGCTGCAGGTGGACCGCGACCAGAAGGACGAGGTGTGGCGGGAGATCGTGGCGCGGTGCGCGACGCTGTACCCGGCGCACTGGACCCGGTTGCAGATCCTGGCGGCCAAGTGGGGCGGTTCGGCCGAGGAGATGATGGCGTTCGCGCAGGGCAGCGTGGACGCCGCGCCGCCGGGCGACCCGGTGGTGGCGATGCTGCCGCTGGCGCACTTCGAGATCTTCCTGGAGCAGTTCGAGGACGCCGTGCAGTCGCGGTCGGCGTTGAAGATCGCCACGCTGAAGATGCGCTACTTCACCCGGCACCGGGAGGAGATCGCGACCGCGGCGGACAAGTGGGACTCGACCCCGACCAAGCCGCACCCGCGGGCGCTGCAGGCGCACAACCTGTTCGCGGCGGCGTTCGCGCTGGCCGACGACGCGCCGCGGGCGAAGCGCCACCTGCTCGGCATGCGCGACCACGTGCACGAGGTGCCCTGGGCCTACGTCGCCTACCTGGCCGACGACCTGGAGAAGGAGTACTCGGAGCTGGCGAACAAGTACCTGTGACGGCGGTGGCCGGGTCGCGCGCCCGGCCACCCGTCACCGCGTCAGCACTTCTGCTTGTAGAAGTACTCCGAGTCGGCCTCCATGCCGGCCTTGGTCAGGGCGACCAGGTCGGTCTTGACGTCCCGCCGCACAGGTTCGCCCTCCAGCGCCGCCACGGCCTGCTCGACGCCGGTGCGGCCGATGGTCGCCGGGTCCTGCGCGATCAGCGCCTGCACCGCGCCGACCCGCAGGTCCTCCACCTGCT
This genomic window from Saccharothrix sp. HUAS TT1 contains:
- the meaB gene encoding methylmalonyl Co-A mutase-associated GTPase MeaB, whose protein sequence is MARTVDVAELVDRARAGQPRAVARLISLVEDDSPQLREVAGALAPFCGNARVVGLTGAPGVGKSTSTSALVAAYRARGERVGVLAVDPSSPFSGGALLGDRVRMGEHATDPGVFIRSMATRGHLGGLSWATPQALRVLDAAGCDVVLVETVGVGQSEVEVVSLADTTVVLLAPGMGDGIQAAKAGVLEIADVFVVNKADRDGADRTARDLKHLVSMGRREREGGRWRPPVVKTVAARAEGLDEVVAAVDAHHAWLVERGELGRRRAARAAGEVEAIALARLRSRIGGLRGAAALGTLAERVVAGELDPYAAADRLVEGVGA
- a CDS encoding arylamine N-acetyltransferase produces the protein MIAPDVTAFLRRLGLPDAEPPSAAALTRLHRAFAERVPYETVEIQLGRPTSIDPRDSVARVLAGRGGYCFHLNGAFAELLHALGYHVTRHAGGAQMKREDEPALNRNHLALTVRDLPDSDDVWLVDVGLGDGLHAPLPLREGTHRQGPFAFGLRPSVVAPGGWRLEHDPRGSFFAMDFAPAAVGLDHFADRHAHLSTSPESGFVRAFCAERTDAEGWDVLRALTLSRIGETTAKTLVDDRGDWFAALADVFGLVVADEDREPLWRKVVSQHEARQTAT
- a CDS encoding pyridoxamine 5'-phosphate oxidase family protein; translated protein: MYDSVGLQVLSRDECLKLLGATAVGRLVYTDKALPVVHPVVFALDGECVVLRVPDGSAALVARDTIVAFQIDDVAPDLSRGWSVMAVGHVTEVEEADHLARLERLPLASRGYGDRDRYLLVDLEVLSGRRIP
- a CDS encoding GAF domain-containing protein, whose amino-acid sequence is MPGTPDANAAVRLDGLLRQLTDRTAEVVVSQERLHRLLAAVVSLASDLSLPDVLRRIVESSCSLVGARYGALAVVGPNRQLLEFTYGEGHQPAAERGAATAFDPSEPGFLGVPVHVRGEVFGNLYLTDKEGGADFTRADQEVVVAVAAAAGIAIENARLYEQSRQREVWLRASNEVTNALLTGAPDRDALRLVAVRARLAADGAHALLALPDVQGELVVRVVDGGLRGVDVSGEVDEVFDTGRAKVLDGLPGLDDPTGPVVFAPLAAGERVLGVLMVARARDRRAFDASDVALVESFARQAALILEFTRVTGANRRLAVLEDRDRIARDLHDLVVQRLFGLGLGLQSMNGLVEQPVVAQRLADFVKEVDQTIREIRRTIFSLQEPPAGAADLRAQLMKVVQESTRLLGFEPALAMDGPLDSVVPDHLRPDLLATLREALANAARHASAKRVDVEVEVDRSATSLRLVVRDDGDGLPPGRGRHSGGMVNMAARAARWDGSCEVESTGGRGVTVTWSVPLGSG
- a CDS encoding response regulator; the encoded protein is MSISVLLVDDHEIVRRGLQQLLAVESDIEVVGEAENAAEAVTAAAFHRPDVAVIDVRLPDGDGVTVCREIRSTVQPPPACLMLTSYSDDEALFGAIMAGAAGYMLKQVSGNDLVSAIRTLAAGGSLLHSGVTATVLQRLRGGPVEDPRYASLSPQERRILDLIAEGLTNRQIAGRLFLAEKTVKNYVSTLLHKLGFDRRTEAGVYAARRRQAGGGGR